From Candidatus Methylomirabilis lanthanidiphila, one genomic window encodes:
- a CDS encoding cytochrome c-type biogenesis protein CcmE encodes MTKKTKLLLGGGLIVAALAYLINSGIREAAVYYITPSELKAKGGAVPDRSLRLGGMVVPGSLHWEPKTLKLTFRLTDGKEEVAVEHTGSPPDLFKEGAGAVVEGKCTAGGPFQSSMIMAKHSEEYTPPKDGEGAAQHIHQTLAQPQRTP; translated from the coding sequence ATGACCAAGAAGACCAAACTCCTGTTGGGCGGAGGTCTCATCGTGGCCGCCCTCGCGTACCTGATCAATAGCGGGATTCGAGAGGCCGCCGTCTATTACATCACGCCGTCCGAGCTGAAGGCGAAGGGCGGCGCGGTCCCCGATCGGTCATTGCGCCTGGGCGGGATGGTGGTGCCAGGGTCGCTCCACTGGGAGCCGAAGACGCTGAAGCTGACGTTCCGCCTGACCGATGGGAAGGAAGAGGTAGCGGTTGAACACACCGGGTCTCCACCCGACCTCTTTAAAGAGGGCGCCGGGGCGGTTGTCGAGGGGAAGTGCACCGCCGGCGGCCCATTTCAGTCAAGTATGATTATGGCCAAGCATTCCGAAGAGTATACGCCTCCGAAGGACGGGGAAGGCGCAGCCCAGCATATCCACCAAACCTTGGCGCAACCGCAGCGCACACCATAA
- a CDS encoding cytochrome C assembly protein produces the protein MIGQGVERVLGISTVIGLLAGLYTGFIYAPADAVQGEVQRLMYLHVPLILISYLAFFVVFVASILYLWRRQRQYDAVAYSSAEIGVLFTALSIAVGSIWGRPTWGAWWTWDARLTTTAILLLVFLGYLMLRTLVDDPSRGATFCAVLGILGFLDIPIIHMSVVWWRTLHQPASILRPGPSTVALDMQVALYANLVAFGLLYAYLLIKRLQIEGAREELLRLQMELLG, from the coding sequence ATGATCGGGCAGGGTGTTGAGCGGGTACTGGGTATCTCGACAGTTATTGGGTTGCTGGCCGGCCTGTACACAGGTTTTATCTATGCGCCGGCTGATGCGGTGCAGGGAGAGGTCCAGCGGCTTATGTACCTGCACGTACCGTTGATCCTGATCAGCTACCTCGCTTTTTTTGTCGTCTTCGTCGCGAGTATTCTGTATCTGTGGCGCCGTCAGCGGCAATACGACGCCGTTGCGTACTCATCGGCTGAGATCGGAGTGCTCTTCACGGCGTTGTCGATCGCGGTCGGCTCGATATGGGGACGACCAACGTGGGGGGCGTGGTGGACGTGGGATGCGCGGTTGACCACGACCGCTATTCTGCTGTTGGTATTCCTCGGTTATCTGATGCTTCGGACGCTGGTAGACGATCCATCGAGAGGGGCCACCTTTTGTGCGGTCCTCGGAATTCTCGGCTTTCTCGATATTCCGATCATCCACATGTCGGTTGTCTGGTGGCGGACCTTGCACCAGCCCGCATCGATCCTACGGCCCGGCCCGTCAACGGTGGCCCTGGACATGCAGGTGGCGCTGTATGCGAACCTTGTGGCCTTCGGGTTGCTGTACGCCTACCTCCTGATTAAGCGCCTGCAGATCGAGGGGGCGAGGGAAGAGCTGCTGCGGCTGCAAATGGAATTACTGGGGTGA
- a CDS encoding CcmB protein produces MTFARRVLAIAWKDLVAEWRDRESITAMCFFAFLVLFLFNFALGGDQTLIRGASSGLLWLAFAFTGVLGFTRSVQSELANDCLDGLLLYPAEREAIFLGKLCGNFSVILLVELISFPIFSVLYNMDIWSQLPKLLVITVPATLGFATVGTLLSTMTIGMRAREAMLPFLLFPLTIPLILAAVRGTEIVLRGEAFELAMPWLKLMAAFDVLFLVGSLLTFELLIEE; encoded by the coding sequence ATGACCTTCGCTCGGCGGGTCCTGGCGATCGCGTGGAAGGACCTGGTCGCGGAGTGGCGTGATCGGGAAAGCATCACCGCCATGTGTTTTTTCGCGTTCCTGGTGCTGTTCCTGTTCAACTTCGCGCTGGGCGGCGATCAGACCCTTATCCGCGGAGCCTCATCCGGCCTGTTGTGGCTGGCCTTTGCGTTTACCGGTGTGCTCGGTTTCACCCGATCGGTTCAGAGCGAACTGGCGAACGACTGTCTGGATGGCCTGCTCCTCTATCCGGCTGAGCGGGAAGCGATCTTCCTTGGGAAGCTGTGTGGCAACTTCAGCGTGATCCTTTTAGTAGAACTGATCAGCTTTCCCATCTTTTCGGTCCTGTACAATATGGACATCTGGTCGCAACTCCCCAAGCTGCTCGTGATCACCGTTCCGGCGACACTGGGATTCGCGACCGTCGGAACGCTGCTGTCTACGATGACCATAGGCATGAGGGCGCGAGAGGCGATGCTGCCGTTCCTCCTGTTTCCCCTGACGATTCCCTTAATCTTGGCTGCGGTGAGGGGGACAGAGATCGTCCTGCGAGGTGAGGCATTCGAACTCGCCATGCCGTGGCTCAAATTGATGGCGGCGTTTGATGTCTTGTTTCTTGTGGGGTCGTTGTTGACGTTCGAGCTGCTGATTGAGGAATGA
- a CDS encoding ABC transporter produces the protein MVASSRAVVCAMALELPCSGFQMARSDEVGEFRRTVPAVETRALVKWYGAHPALRGVDLCVGPGEILALLGPNGAGKSTLLRILAGLVRPTAGSAQVAGFEVGRNGEGVRRVIGVLAHGHQLYETLTGRENLLFAATMLGLDRSAERVAEVLAKVGLETAAEGRVRTFSSGMKRRLALAKLILREPKVMLLDEPFTNLDLKAAKLLEEFLMTSKAAGVTTLLATHDLTLGFTMADRMAVLQQGRVVFDAGRDEVSQESLRSLFSIHGELWGGE, from the coding sequence GTGGTGGCGTCGTCCCGTGCTGTAGTGTGTGCGATGGCGCTGGAACTCCCGTGTTCGGGGTTTCAAATGGCGAGGTCTGACGAAGTTGGGGAGTTCCGCCGGACTGTACCGGCCGTCGAGACCCGAGCGTTGGTCAAGTGGTATGGCGCGCATCCGGCCCTGCGAGGCGTCGATCTGTGCGTAGGCCCAGGAGAAATCCTGGCGCTCCTTGGCCCGAACGGAGCAGGGAAGAGCACCCTGTTGAGAATTCTGGCCGGGCTGGTACGGCCTACTGCCGGATCGGCACAGGTTGCCGGTTTCGAAGTAGGAAGGAATGGGGAAGGCGTCAGACGGGTGATCGGTGTTCTTGCCCACGGACATCAACTGTACGAAACGCTCACCGGGCGAGAAAATCTTCTGTTTGCGGCAACCATGTTGGGTCTGGATCGCTCCGCGGAGCGGGTGGCGGAGGTCCTGGCGAAGGTCGGGCTGGAGACGGCCGCCGAGGGTCGGGTCAGGACATTTTCCAGCGGGATGAAGCGACGTCTTGCACTGGCGAAGCTGATACTTCGCGAGCCCAAGGTGATGCTGCTTGATGAGCCGTTCACGAATCTTGACCTCAAGGCGGCGAAACTGTTGGAAGAGTTCCTCATGACCTCAAAGGCTGCGGGTGTGACAACGTTGTTGGCGACTCATGATCTGACGTTGGGGTTTACGATGGCGGATCGCATGGCGGTCTTACAGCAAGGGCGTGTCGTCTTTGACGCCGGACGAGACGAGGTGAGTCAGGAATCGTTGCGCTCTCTTTTCTCAATTCATGGAGAGCTGTGGGGGGGCGAATGA
- a CDS encoding metal-dependent phosphohydrolase: protein MITPAPLPRGTILVVDDQEVNTTLVETILAPQGYEIILALDGERALELVTARSPDLILLDVIMPGMSGFEVCARLKQDERTRLIPIVMITSLSDLQDRIRGIEVGADDFLSKPFHPAELSARVRSLLKLKQITDELEDAEDILCTLALSVEAKDAYTDGHCERLSRYSVALGRSLGLPLEQLKALHRGGYLHDVGKIAVPESILNKRSELTEEESRIIREHPIIGERICKPLKSLKFVLPIIRHHHERWDGSGYPDGLQGEEIPLAARIIQAVDIYDALMTARPYKPQLESYQVVSIMRQASEEGSCDPRLVEQFIDLLQSGKTLVGLEKVRPSRL from the coding sequence TTGATAACACCAGCGCCCCTGCCTCGTGGGACGATTTTGGTGGTCGACGACCAGGAGGTCAACACCACGTTGGTGGAGACAATCCTGGCCCCTCAGGGTTATGAGATCATCTTGGCCCTGGATGGGGAGCGGGCTCTTGAATTAGTGACGGCCAGGTCGCCGGATCTTATCCTGCTTGATGTCATTATGCCGGGTATGAGCGGGTTTGAGGTCTGTGCTCGGCTCAAGCAGGACGAGCGAACCAGGCTCATCCCCATTGTGATGATCACCTCCCTCAGTGATCTGCAAGACAGAATCCGTGGTATCGAGGTCGGGGCTGACGACTTTTTAAGTAAGCCGTTTCACCCGGCGGAGTTGAGCGCGAGGGTTCGATCCCTGCTGAAGCTCAAGCAGATCACTGATGAGTTGGAGGATGCGGAGGATATATTGTGTACGCTGGCTCTGAGTGTCGAGGCGAAGGATGCGTACACCGACGGGCACTGCGAGCGATTATCCCGGTACTCGGTTGCGCTTGGCCGAAGCCTGGGGCTTCCCCTGGAGCAACTGAAGGCGCTACATCGCGGAGGCTATCTGCACGACGTCGGCAAGATTGCGGTTCCGGAGTCAATCCTGAATAAGCGTTCGGAATTGACTGAGGAGGAGTCGCGGATTATACGAGAACATCCGATTATCGGCGAGCGGATCTGTAAGCCGCTGAAGTCGCTGAAATTTGTTCTCCCCATCATTCGTCACCACCATGAACGGTGGGACGGCAGCGGGTATCCCGACGGCTTGCAGGGAGAGGAGATTCCGCTTGCTGCCCGGATCATTCAGGCCGTTGATATCTACGACGCGCTGATGACGGCCAGGCCCTATAAGCCCCAGCTCGAGAGCTACCAGGTTGTATCAATCATGAGGCAGGCCTCAGAAGAGGGTTCATGTGATCCCAGATTGGTAGAGCAGTTTATCGACTTGCTGCAGTCCGGAAAAACTCTGGTGGGTTTAGAGAAAGTACGGCCCAGCCGCCTGTAG
- a CDS encoding lipoate biosynthesis protein B; Lipoate-protein ligase B, translating into MRTCSLIELGTIPYAEALTLQRRLATLRAEDRLGDMLLLVQHLPVITLGRAGQKANLRVPESSLAQMGVEFFEVERGGDMTYHGPGQLVGYPILNLTDHGRDVHRYLRQLEEVLIVTLSDFGIAAGRSRGRTGVWVGDRKIASLGIHVGRWVTRHGFALNVDMDLTPFELIVPCGIQGVRMTSMTQELCRPISIREVTAALTERFEAEFGIAFVPALLSERSDARSGDADMSDSNESAIVGGIR; encoded by the coding sequence ATGCGCACCTGTAGTCTGATCGAGCTGGGGACTATACCCTATGCCGAAGCGCTTACCCTGCAGCGGCGACTGGCGACCCTTCGAGCTGAAGACCGTCTGGGTGATATGCTCCTCTTGGTCCAGCATCTGCCGGTGATCACCCTAGGACGGGCCGGACAGAAGGCCAACCTCCGCGTACCAGAATCCTCTCTTGCGCAGATGGGGGTCGAATTCTTCGAGGTAGAGCGCGGCGGCGATATGACCTATCATGGCCCCGGCCAGTTGGTAGGATATCCGATCCTCAACCTGACCGATCATGGGCGTGATGTCCATCGATATCTTCGGCAGCTTGAGGAGGTCCTGATCGTCACCCTGTCGGACTTTGGGATTGCCGCCGGTCGATCACGCGGGCGAACGGGCGTCTGGGTTGGCGATCGTAAGATCGCCTCGTTGGGGATTCATGTCGGTCGGTGGGTGACCCGCCATGGCTTTGCGCTGAATGTTGATATGGATCTGACGCCCTTCGAGCTGATCGTTCCCTGTGGTATTCAGGGCGTCAGGATGACAAGCATGACGCAGGAGTTGTGTCGTCCAATCTCGATTCGTGAGGTGACGGCAGCGCTGACCGAACGTTTTGAGGCTGAGTTCGGGATAGCGTTTGTGCCTGCGCTGCTGTCGGAGCGTTCCGACGCCAGAAGCGGTGACGCCGACATGAGCGACAGCAATGAGTCGGCAATCGTTGGAGGCATACGTTGA
- a CDS encoding dihydrolipoyl dehydrogenase translates to MGQNERTFDLAVIGAGPGGYVASVRAAQLGMRVALVERDRLGGVCLNWGCIPTKVLLQSAHVLSLMRRAGEFGVQADNIRADFGIAVKRSREKAERLSKGIEFLMRKNKVALFSGEARFTSAKELEISDRDGKTHEAIRAERILLATGSRPRLLPHVAVDGKVVLTSTEAMLLDRAPASMIIIGGGAIGVEFADIYQAYGTAVTLVELLPTILPYEDEEITALLHRALTKKGITILTNTSVERIAVEAGQARVTVSSNGKSQELPGETVLVAVGRMPNSEVGGLKELGVATKNGFVAVDERMESSVPGIYAIGDLVGAPLLAHKASHDGIRAVERMAKLDDGEAINVAKIPSCTYCHPQVASVGLTEAKARAEGHTIRVGRFPFSASGMAIALGETEGIIKVIADATHGEILGVHIVGAQATELIAEAGLAISMEATPEEIAGSIHAHPTLSEAVSEAALAALGRAIHM, encoded by the coding sequence ATGGGACAGAACGAACGGACATTTGATCTTGCGGTGATCGGGGCGGGACCTGGCGGCTACGTTGCATCGGTCCGAGCCGCCCAACTTGGAATGCGGGTGGCTCTCGTCGAGCGGGATCGGTTGGGCGGAGTCTGTCTCAACTGGGGATGTATCCCGACAAAGGTATTGCTTCAGAGCGCGCATGTGCTGTCCCTCATGCGCCGCGCCGGGGAGTTTGGGGTTCAGGCGGACAATATCCGGGCCGACTTCGGCATCGCCGTCAAGCGCAGCCGCGAGAAAGCTGAGCGCCTGTCCAAAGGGATTGAGTTCCTGATGCGGAAGAACAAGGTCGCGCTTTTTTCCGGGGAAGCCCGTTTCACCTCGGCCAAGGAACTGGAGATTTCTGACAGGGACGGCAAGACGCATGAGGCGATCCGCGCAGAACGGATCCTTCTGGCAACCGGATCGAGGCCCAGGCTGCTACCGCACGTCGCGGTCGATGGCAAGGTTGTGCTCACCAGCACTGAGGCGATGCTGCTGGACCGGGCGCCTGCCTCGATGATTATTATCGGTGGCGGAGCGATCGGTGTAGAGTTCGCCGACATCTATCAGGCCTATGGCACGGCTGTCACCCTTGTTGAGTTGCTTCCCACGATCCTGCCCTATGAAGACGAGGAGATCACGGCGCTTCTGCACCGCGCCTTGACCAAAAAGGGAATAACAATCCTCACCAACACAAGCGTTGAGCGGATAGCCGTCGAGGCAGGACAGGCCAGGGTCACGGTATCGAGCAACGGTAAAAGTCAGGAGCTGCCGGGCGAGACCGTCCTGGTGGCGGTCGGCAGGATGCCGAACTCCGAGGTGGGCGGCTTGAAAGAGCTGGGCGTCGCGACGAAGAATGGGTTTGTTGCGGTTGACGAACGGATGGAGTCCAGTGTTCCCGGCATCTACGCCATCGGCGATCTGGTCGGCGCGCCGCTCCTGGCCCACAAGGCATCTCACGATGGAATCAGGGCAGTCGAGCGGATGGCCAAGTTGGACGATGGGGAGGCGATCAATGTTGCAAAGATCCCGAGCTGCACGTACTGCCATCCGCAGGTTGCCAGCGTCGGTCTGACAGAGGCGAAGGCCAGGGCCGAGGGGCACACCATCCGTGTCGGTCGGTTTCCGTTCAGCGCCAGCGGGATGGCGATCGCCCTGGGCGAGACCGAAGGAATCATTAAGGTGATCGCCGATGCGACCCACGGCGAGATCCTGGGTGTACATATCGTCGGCGCTCAGGCTACCGAACTGATCGCCGAGGCCGGCCTGGCGATCTCTATGGAGGCAACCCCGGAGGAGATTGCCGGGTCGATCCATGCTCATCCGACGCTGTCCGAGGCGGTGAGTGAGGCTGCATTAGCGGCCCTAGGTCGGGCCATCCACATGTAA
- a CDS encoding dihydrolipoyllysine-residue acetyltransferase component of pyruvate dehydrogenase complex (E2) (Dihydrolipoamide acetyltransferase component of pyruvate dehydrogenase complex) — MAISVVMPRLSDTMEEGKILRWLKKEGDRVEGGDIIAEVQTDKADIEMEAFGSGILRKILIGAGQSAPVGRQIGVIAEADEDISALLSSVAGSAIQTAMSAQSGASTPLAPAHQMVTSGRVKASPLARRLARAQGIDLAVVKGSGPGGRVIRRDVDAVTSVTTATGRRAPSISPTPMTAERAVARAPSTSPVEFEDRELSPMRRAIAKRVAQSMATVPHFYLTVEVAMEKAAELREAMQVQASDLKVTFTDIIIRAVAMALGRHPAMNVSFMDDRIRVYSQVNIGIAVALEEGLINPVLRDCGRKSLMQIASEAKSLVERARALKLRPEEYTGATFTVSNLGMYEIDEFTAIINPPEAAILAIGRIQNKPVVVNGTVQIAQRMRMTLSCDHRAVDGATGATFLQEVKWLLEHPLHLVL; from the coding sequence ATGGCCATATCTGTGGTCATGCCCCGGTTGAGCGATACCATGGAGGAGGGAAAGATCCTTCGATGGCTGAAGAAAGAGGGGGACCGGGTCGAGGGAGGTGACATCATCGCGGAGGTCCAAACCGACAAGGCCGACATTGAGATGGAAGCCTTTGGGTCTGGTATCCTTCGGAAGATTCTTATCGGGGCCGGCCAGTCGGCGCCGGTCGGCCGCCAGATCGGAGTGATTGCCGAAGCGGATGAGGATATCTCGGCGTTGCTGTCTTCGGTGGCGGGCTCAGCGATTCAGACCGCGATGTCGGCTCAGTCGGGCGCGTCTACGCCGCTTGCTCCTGCGCATCAGATGGTGACGTCCGGGCGCGTGAAAGCGTCGCCCCTGGCGAGGCGGCTCGCGCGCGCGCAGGGGATCGACCTGGCTGTCGTCAAGGGGTCCGGACCCGGCGGAAGGGTCATCCGCCGTGATGTAGATGCTGTGACGTCGGTCACGACGGCGACCGGTCGGCGGGCGCCGTCGATCTCACCGACCCCGATGACGGCGGAGCGAGCCGTTGCGAGGGCCCCATCGACGTCACCGGTAGAGTTTGAAGACCGGGAGCTTTCGCCGATGCGTCGGGCGATCGCCAAGCGCGTAGCTCAGAGTATGGCGACCGTACCCCACTTCTATCTGACGGTCGAGGTGGCGATGGAGAAGGCGGCGGAGTTGCGTGAGGCGATGCAGGTCCAGGCGTCGGACCTTAAGGTCACCTTTACCGACATCATCATCAGGGCCGTGGCGATGGCGCTGGGGCGACACCCGGCGATGAATGTGTCATTCATGGATGATCGGATTCGCGTCTATTCTCAGGTCAATATCGGTATTGCGGTCGCGCTTGAGGAGGGATTGATCAACCCGGTGTTGCGCGACTGCGGCCGGAAAAGCCTGATGCAGATCGCCAGCGAGGCGAAGAGCCTGGTCGAGCGGGCCAGGGCTTTGAAGTTGCGGCCTGAAGAGTATACCGGAGCGACCTTTACCGTGTCGAACCTTGGCATGTATGAAATCGATGAGTTTACTGCGATCATCAACCCCCCGGAGGCCGCCATCCTGGCTATCGGCAGAATTCAGAATAAACCGGTTGTTGTGAATGGAACAGTGCAGATCGCTCAGCGGATGCGGATGACGTTGTCATGCGATCATCGGGCGGTGGATGGGGCGACAGGGGCAACGTTCCTCCAGGAGGTGAAGTGGCTGCTTGAGCATCCCCTTCACCTCGTACTGTAA
- a CDS encoding pyruvate dehydrogenase subunit beta, translated as MAIITYREALNQALREEMRRDPRVFLMGEEVGLYQGAYKVSQGLLEEFGSKRVIDTPISEAGFTGIGIGAAMVGLRPIVEMMTFNFALVAIDQIVNQAAKILYMSGGQFNVPMVIRGPGGPAHQLAAQHSQSMESYFYHVPGLKIVRPGTPKDAKGLLKSAIRDDDPVIFIESELLYGTKGEVPEGDYTIPLGVGEIKREGRDVTIVAYSTMLLLALQTAEELEKEGISVEVVDPRTLRPLDIDLIIESVKKTNRAVVMESGAGFAGIGSGIGSIISEQAFDYLDAPVERVTGANAPTPYAKNLERAKIPSKERLVAAVKKVLAV; from the coding sequence ATGGCGATCATTACCTATCGAGAGGCTCTAAATCAGGCGCTCCGCGAAGAGATGCGTCGGGACCCTCGTGTGTTCCTGATGGGGGAGGAGGTGGGCCTCTACCAGGGGGCCTACAAGGTCAGTCAAGGCCTGCTCGAGGAGTTCGGTTCGAAGCGGGTGATCGATACCCCGATCAGCGAGGCCGGGTTCACCGGCATCGGTATCGGCGCGGCCATGGTTGGCTTGCGGCCGATTGTGGAGATGATGACCTTTAATTTTGCGTTGGTGGCGATCGATCAGATTGTCAATCAGGCGGCGAAGATCCTGTATATGTCCGGCGGTCAGTTCAATGTCCCGATGGTCATTCGCGGCCCCGGCGGTCCAGCGCATCAGTTGGCGGCTCAGCACTCACAGAGTATGGAGTCGTACTTCTACCATGTTCCCGGTCTGAAGATCGTGCGTCCGGGGACCCCCAAGGACGCGAAGGGACTCCTCAAGAGCGCGATTCGGGACGATGACCCGGTCATCTTCATCGAGTCGGAGCTGCTGTACGGGACGAAGGGCGAGGTGCCAGAGGGCGACTACACCATCCCACTCGGAGTTGGTGAAATCAAGAGAGAAGGACGCGACGTCACGATTGTGGCCTACTCGACAATGCTCCTCCTGGCGTTGCAGACGGCCGAGGAGTTGGAGAAAGAGGGGATCTCCGTCGAGGTAGTGGATCCGCGTACGCTTCGCCCGCTGGATATTGATCTCATCATCGAGTCGGTCAAAAAGACGAATCGAGCTGTTGTCATGGAGTCCGGTGCCGGGTTTGCCGGGATCGGGTCGGGGATCGGATCCATCATTTCCGAACAGGCCTTTGATTACTTGGACGCGCCGGTAGAGCGGGTCACCGGTGCGAATGCCCCGACACCGTATGCGAAGAATCTGGAGCGCGCGAAGATTCCGAGTAAGGAGCGGCTGGTGGCGGCGGTAAAGAAGGTCCTGGCCGTCTAG
- a CDS encoding pyruvate dehydrogenase E1 subunit alpha: MQKLEQKELVDLLRQMLLMRRFEEKCAEMYAMGKIGGFLHLYIGQEAVATGAISVLRPDDYVIASYREHGHALAKGCDPGKIMAELFGRADGLCKGKGGSMHLFDKPRNFLGGHAIVAGQIPIGTGAAFASQYEGKDQVTLCFFGDAAVNQGVFHEALNIAALWHLPIVYICENNRYGMGTAVERATPVKDLYRRAEAYGMPGEAVDGMDVLAVRECVGAAVERARRERIPSLIEAKTYRFRGHSMADPGTYRTKEEIEREKQRDPLVLFRDYLTGERMIKESDWKALEKEVRVTVEEAIRYADASPEPPVEWLCTDVYVSER; this comes from the coding sequence ATGCAGAAGTTAGAGCAAAAGGAACTGGTGGATCTGCTTCGACAGATGCTCCTGATGCGCCGGTTCGAGGAGAAGTGCGCCGAGATGTACGCCATGGGGAAGATCGGCGGTTTCCTCCATCTGTATATTGGCCAGGAGGCGGTGGCGACAGGTGCCATCTCCGTGTTACGACCGGACGACTACGTCATTGCCAGCTACCGGGAACATGGCCACGCTCTGGCTAAGGGCTGCGATCCTGGGAAGATCATGGCGGAGCTGTTCGGCCGGGCAGACGGTCTGTGCAAAGGCAAGGGCGGATCGATGCACCTGTTCGACAAACCCCGCAACTTCCTGGGCGGCCATGCGATCGTGGCCGGGCAGATCCCGATCGGGACCGGCGCCGCCTTCGCGAGTCAGTACGAGGGGAAGGATCAGGTGACGCTCTGCTTCTTCGGAGACGCGGCCGTCAACCAGGGGGTGTTTCATGAAGCCCTAAATATAGCGGCCCTGTGGCACCTGCCGATCGTCTATATCTGTGAGAACAACCGCTACGGCATGGGCACTGCCGTGGAGCGCGCCACCCCGGTTAAAGATCTGTACCGGCGGGCGGAGGCGTACGGGATGCCCGGCGAGGCGGTGGATGGGATGGATGTTCTGGCCGTTCGGGAGTGTGTAGGGGCGGCCGTTGAGCGGGCGCGGCGGGAGCGGATTCCATCTTTGATTGAGGCGAAGACGTATCGATTCCGGGGACACTCGATGGCCGATCCTGGGACCTACCGAACGAAAGAGGAAATTGAGCGGGAAAAGCAGCGGGATCCGCTCGTACTGTTCCGGGATTATCTCACGGGCGAGAGGATGATCAAGGAGTCGGATTGGAAGGCGCTGGAGAAAGAGGTCCGAGTGACGGTGGAGGAGGCGATCCGGTACGCCGATGCCTCGCCGGAGCCGCCGGTGGAATGGCTGTGTACCGACGTCTACGTCTCAGAGCGCTGA
- a CDS encoding radical SAM protein, with the protein MLQPVKATPLLSLPEIVGSPKPPWLKVKAPGSPNYLRLKRLVRERQLHTICEEALCPNIGECWQQLTATFLILGEICTRNCGFCAATHGRPTELDMAEPDRVATAICELGLAHAVITSVNRDDLADGGAQIFAAVIRQIRERSPDCSIEVLVPDFRGSEVALRTVVDAAPTILSHNMETIPRLYQEVRLGSDYERSIELLATARRIAPEIITKSGIIVGFGEVWPELLRTMADLREADCDILTLGQYLRPSQAHVPIRKYYTPEEFRELKVIGEEMGFKYVESGPLVRSSYHARGQAEEVSRKRESGRTELCRS; encoded by the coding sequence GTGCTCCAACCGGTTAAGGCAACGCCGCTGTTGTCGCTTCCCGAGATTGTCGGCTCACCCAAGCCACCCTGGCTAAAGGTTAAAGCTCCCGGCTCACCCAATTACCTTCGGTTGAAGCGACTCGTCCGAGAGCGGCAGCTTCATACCATCTGCGAAGAGGCCCTGTGTCCAAATATCGGCGAGTGCTGGCAGCAGCTTACGGCCACGTTCCTCATCCTTGGCGAGATCTGCACCCGCAACTGCGGTTTCTGTGCTGCTACGCACGGCAGGCCGACTGAACTCGATATGGCTGAACCGGATCGTGTAGCTACAGCGATTTGTGAACTTGGGTTAGCCCATGCGGTCATCACCTCGGTCAATCGCGATGACCTGGCCGACGGCGGTGCGCAGATCTTCGCGGCCGTCATTCGACAGATTCGGGAGCGTTCGCCGGACTGTAGTATCGAGGTGCTGGTTCCTGATTTCCGTGGCAGTGAGGTCGCGCTGAGAACCGTTGTCGACGCCGCGCCGACTATTCTCAGCCACAACATGGAAACCATTCCCCGGTTGTATCAAGAGGTACGCCTAGGATCGGACTATGAGCGATCGATCGAGTTACTGGCCACGGCGCGGCGCATAGCGCCGGAGATCATAACCAAGTCCGGGATTATTGTGGGGTTTGGTGAGGTATGGCCGGAACTACTCCGCACTATGGCGGACCTCAGGGAGGCAGATTGCGATATCTTGACGCTTGGACAATACCTGCGGCCGAGTCAGGCGCATGTGCCGATTAGGAAATACTATACTCCGGAAGAGTTCAGGGAGTTGAAAGTGATTGGAGAAGAAATGGGGTTCAAGTACGTAGAATCTGGGCCGTTGGTCCGCAGTTCGTACCATGCCCGCGGCCAGGCTGAGGAAGTCAGCCGAAAGCGTGAGAGCGGGAGGACTGAGCTATGCAGAAGTTAG